ACAAGCTGCGGCTGGAATCGCTGACCGACTCCTCTCTCGCCGGGACCGATCCGGCCGACGCCGACCTGCACATCTCACTGGAGGTCGATGCGGAAGCCCGCACCTTGACCGTCCGTGACAACGGGATCGGCATGACCCGCGACGACCTGGTGGAGCTGATCGGCACGATCGCCAAGTCCGGCACCGCCGGCCTGCTGGAGAAGATCAAGGAGTCCAAGGACGCCGCCACCGCGGAGAATCTGATCGGGCAGTTCGGCGTCGGCTTCTACTCGGCCTTCATGGTCGCCGACAAGGTCACCCTGCGCACCCGGCGGGCCGGCACCGACACCGGCACCCGGTGGGAGTCCGACGGCGAGGGCACCTACGCCATCCAGGCCGTCGACACACTCCCCGTGGGCACCTCGGTCACCCTGCACCTGAAGCCCGCCGACAACGAGGACGGACGCGCCGACTACCTGTCCGAGCCGAAGATCCGTCAGATCGTCAAGCAGTACTCGGACTTCATCCGCTGGCCCATCCGCATGGCCACCGAGCGCACCGCCGCTGATGGCACCACCACCCGCGAGACCGACACGCTCAACTCGATGAAGGCCCTGTGGGCCCGGCCTCGCACCGAGGTGACCGAGGACGAGTACAACGAGTTCTACCAGCAGATCAGCCACGACTGGCTGCCCCCGGCCGAGACGATCCACATGCGCGCCGAAGGCACCTTCGAGTACGAGGCGCTGCTGTTCGTCCCCTCGCAGGCGCCCTTCGACCTGTTCTCCCGTGAGACCAAGCCCGGCGTGCAGCTGTACGTCAAGCGGGTGTTCATCATGGACGACTGCGAAGCGCTCATGCCCAACTACCTGCGCTTCGTCAAGGGTGTCGTGGACGCCCATGACCTGTCGCTGAACGTCTCGCGCGAGATTCTCCAGCACGACCGCCAGATTCACGGCGTGCGCCGACGCCTGGTCAAGAAGGTCCTCGGCGCTCTCAAGGACATGCAGTCCAAGGACGCCGAGCGCTACGCGAAGGTGTGGGAGCAGTTCGGCAGGGCCCTGAAGGAAGGCCTGGTCGAAGACACGGACAACACCGAGGCCCTGCTTCAGCTCGTGTCGGCAGCCTCCACCCACGACCCCGACAGGACCACCACCCTGCGCGAGTACGTCGAGCGGATGAAGGACGGCCAGGACACCATCTACTACCTGACCGGCGAGAGCCGCGCGATGGTGGAGAACTCCCCGCACATGGAAGCCGTCGCCGCGAACGGCTACGAGGTCCTGATCCTCACCGACCCCGTCGACGAGGTGTGGGTCGACCGGGTCACGGCCTTCGACGGCCACCCGCTGCAGTCCATCGCCAAGGGCCAGGTCGACCTCGGCGAGTCCACCGACGGCGAGAAGGAAGCCGACGCCGCCAAGGCCCAGCGCGAGGAGGACTTCGCCGCCCTGCTGCCCTGGCTGACCACCGCCCTGTCCGAACAGGTCAAGCAGGTCCGCCTGTCATCACGTCTGACCACCTCGGCAGCCTGCATCGTCGGCGACGCCCACGACGTGACGCCGACCTTGGAGAAGATGTACCGGGCCATGGGCCAGCAGATGCCCACCGTCAAGAGGATCCTGGAACTCAACCCCGCACACCCGCTGATCACCGCCCTGCGCACAGCACACAACGCGAACGCCGACGACCCCGTACTCCCGGAGGTCGCCGAGCTGGTCTACGGCAGCGCACTGCTCGCCGAGGGAGGCGACCTGCCCGACCCGGCCCGCTTCACCCGACTGCTCGCCGACCGCCTGGCCCGCACCCTGTAGCCACAGGCGCGGACCGGCACAGATGAGCCGCCTGCGTCGGCGCCCCGGACGGGCACGGACGCAGGCGGCTGAGTGCCAGTGGGGCATGGCACGGTAACGACCACGACCCCCACCGCACATGCGTGTCCATCCCGGAGAGTGCGATCTTCGGCGGTGCTCACATTCGAGGTCGAATCCTGACCGAAGACCGAAGACCGAAGACCGAAGACCGAAGACCGAAGACCGAAGACCGAAGACCGAAGACCGAAGACCGAAGACCGAAGACCGCAGACCGGAGACCGGCGTCGAAGTCCAATCAAGCAGCGGTTACTGACCTTGCTCGCGAAGCGTCGCCGTGGGGGTTCGCGCAGTGCGGTGCCGAGCGAGGCACCTGTCGACGGCGCCATGTCGATGATGGAGGCGGGCGGCCTCGCTCTCCGCCCGTAATCTTGAGGCGGTCCCCACTTCATCAGGCTGATGCGAAGCCAAGGGGGGGGGCTGACCTGTCAGGAGCGGAAGCGGGCCTGAGCAGACTGAGCAGAAGGCGAACGAGGAGCCGCGGTGACACTGACACTCTCTATCGACGTCGCCCGCTGGCGGGAGCACCAGCAAGCGGTCGTGCGGCAGTTCCCAGGGCTCGTGCCGGTCTGCAAGGGCAATGGCTACGGCCTGGGACAGCTCCGGATCGCGCAGGAGGCGAAACGGCTCGGCGCGGGTGTCATCGCCGTGGGCACCGTCCGGGAAGCCGCGGAGATTCAGCACGTCTTCGACGGGGACATCATGGTCCTGACGCCCGGTCCCGCTCCCGATGGTGTGGTGCTGCCGTCGCACCGGGTCCTGACAACCGTTGCCACGGTGACGGCGGCTCGCGAACTGGCGGGTGCCCGTACCGTCGTCAAGCTCCGGTCCGCCATGCGGCGTCACGGGATCACCGAGCAGGATCTGCCCGCTCTGCGCGGAGCGATGAAGCACCTGCGGTGCGAAGGCTTCTCCCTCCACTTTCCCATCAACCGTCCTCGGCCGTACCGGCCCGAGACCGAGGCCGCCGACTGGGTCGACCGACTGGAAGCGGCTGGGCTGCCGGTGCGCACCTTGTTCGTCTCCCATCTCTCGGCGGACGAACTGTCCTGGCTGCGCCACCGCCACCCGGGCACGGACTTCCGCCTGCGCACCGGGACACGGTTGTGGCTGGGCGGCCGAGATGTCACCGAGTACCGTTCCACGGTCCTCGAAGTGAGGCCCGTGGCCGCCGGAGAACGCTTCGGCACGGCACAGGAGAGGGCCGGGTCGAAGGGGCACCTGGTCGTCGTCGCCGGTGGTACGTCGCACGGCATCGGGCTGCGGGCCCCTCAGGTCCTGCGCGGGCTGCGACCACGTCTCCGGCACCTCGCCGGCGCCATTCGCGCGGCCACCGACCGGCATCTCTCCCCGTTCGTCCACGCGGGAGAGAGGCGCCCGTTCGCCGAACCGCCGCACCCGCACGAGTCGGTCCTCTTCCTGCCCGACGACCTGTCGCCGCCCGTATCGGGCGACACCCTGCTGGCACAGGTGCGCTACACAACAACCCGAGCCGACCGCATCGTCGAACGCACCCCCTGATACGCACCACAGGCCGCGGCACACCACACCCGCGTCGGTCACCCGGGCGTGGTTGTACGCGCGTGTCCCGCCCGCGGAGTTCTCACGAGGTTGCGGACGCGAGGAGGGCCTGGCCGGCCGGGGTGAGGGTGTGGCGGGCGCGTTTGCGCGACGCTCGGAGCGCCCGACCGCGTCCGCTCCGGCTCCGTAGTGAAGAGGGCGGCAGGGGACCTGTACGTCGGCTGCTGATCCCCCGATCGACAGAGGGGTGCTGGGCCTCGCAGTTTCACGGGGGTATCGGTGAGGCCCGGGGCCGACCGCGCCTTTCGGCGCGGTCGGCTTCGGCCGGCCAAGGGGCAGGTTCACATCCTGTCGTCAGCGAGCCCGTCCGCACCCGAGCCGCGTGCGACGCCCGGGTCACAGCTGGTGGCGGACTCCGGCCTCCTGCTGGGCCTCGGTGAGCTGTTCGCGCAGATTGCCCTCGATGGACTCGCGTGCCTTGCCGCGGCGGAAGAGCGGCAGCACGGTGCGTTGTTTGCCGTCCTCGACGAGCAGGGCGAGTCCGCCGTAGAGCGCGAAGACGCCGATGCCGAGGCCGGTCCAGCCCGCCGCGATCTGAAAAGCGTTCCCGAGGCCCGCCTCGTACAGGCCGGTGAGGGCGAAACGCGCCGCGGTGAGGGTGAGCAGGACGGCGAACAGTGGCTTGGACTGCGCCGCGGCCCCGGCGAGCGCGAGCACGAACGGGACGAGCGCCAGGAGGAAGACGGCCTGGGCCACCACCGGCTTCCCGGGCGCGGAGTCCAGTGACGTCACGCTCGTACCCGCCCAGGCGGCACCGAGCAGCAGCAGCGCCGTGCCGGCCCCGGCGTCGCGGGCCAGGAAGGCGAAGATCCCGCCGACGAGCTGGAGCGGCACCACGAAGATCAGGACGAGGAGCAGAAGGATGCTGCTCTGCGCGGCCGGTACCCAGCCGAGTTGGAGGGAGGACAGGACGGTGCTCCCCATGCCGAGGGCGAAGAAGCCCAGCG
The nucleotide sequence above comes from Streptomyces sp. NBC_01116. Encoded proteins:
- a CDS encoding GPR1/FUN34/YaaH family transporter is translated as MPQNSGPNGPEEPLTTDAVTRIVLRPIASPLPLGFFALGMGSTVLSSLQLGWVPAAQSSILLLLVLIFVVPLQLVGGIFAFLARDAGAGTALLLLGAAWAGTSVTSLDSAPGKPVVAQAVFLLALVPFVLALAGAAAQSKPLFAVLLTLTAARFALTGLYEAGLGNAFQIAAGWTGLGIGVFALYGGLALLVEDGKQRTVLPLFRRGKARESIEGNLREQLTEAQQEAGVRHQL
- a CDS encoding alanine racemase; this encodes MTLTLSIDVARWREHQQAVVRQFPGLVPVCKGNGYGLGQLRIAQEAKRLGAGVIAVGTVREAAEIQHVFDGDIMVLTPGPAPDGVVLPSHRVLTTVATVTAARELAGARTVVKLRSAMRRHGITEQDLPALRGAMKHLRCEGFSLHFPINRPRPYRPETEAADWVDRLEAAGLPVRTLFVSHLSADELSWLRHRHPGTDFRLRTGTRLWLGGRDVTEYRSTVLEVRPVAAGERFGTAQERAGSKGHLVVVAGGTSHGIGLRAPQVLRGLRPRLRHLAGAIRAATDRHLSPFVHAGERRPFAEPPHPHESVLFLPDDLSPPVSGDTLLAQVRYTTTRADRIVERTP
- the htpG gene encoding molecular chaperone HtpG produces the protein MSSSVETLEFQAETRQLLRLVIHSIYSNKDIFLRELISNASDALDKLRLESLTDSSLAGTDPADADLHISLEVDAEARTLTVRDNGIGMTRDDLVELIGTIAKSGTAGLLEKIKESKDAATAENLIGQFGVGFYSAFMVADKVTLRTRRAGTDTGTRWESDGEGTYAIQAVDTLPVGTSVTLHLKPADNEDGRADYLSEPKIRQIVKQYSDFIRWPIRMATERTAADGTTTRETDTLNSMKALWARPRTEVTEDEYNEFYQQISHDWLPPAETIHMRAEGTFEYEALLFVPSQAPFDLFSRETKPGVQLYVKRVFIMDDCEALMPNYLRFVKGVVDAHDLSLNVSREILQHDRQIHGVRRRLVKKVLGALKDMQSKDAERYAKVWEQFGRALKEGLVEDTDNTEALLQLVSAASTHDPDRTTTLREYVERMKDGQDTIYYLTGESRAMVENSPHMEAVAANGYEVLILTDPVDEVWVDRVTAFDGHPLQSIAKGQVDLGESTDGEKEADAAKAQREEDFAALLPWLTTALSEQVKQVRLSSRLTTSAACIVGDAHDVTPTLEKMYRAMGQQMPTVKRILELNPAHPLITALRTAHNANADDPVLPEVAELVYGSALLAEGGDLPDPARFTRLLADRLARTL